The Cervus elaphus chromosome 21, mCerEla1.1, whole genome shotgun sequence genome window below encodes:
- the VPS28 gene encoding vacuolar protein sorting-associated protein 28 homolog isoform X4, translated as MFHGIPATPGMGAPGNKPELYEEVKLYKNAREREKYDNMAELFAVVKTMQALEKAYIKDCVTPNEYTAACSRLLVQYKAAFRQVQGSEISSIDEFCRKFRLDCPLAMERIKEDRPITIKDDKGNLNRCIADVVSLFITVMDKLRLEIRAMDEIQPDLRELMETMHRMSHLPPDFEGRQTVSQW; from the exons ATGTTTCACGGGATCCCAGCCACTCCTGGCATGGGAG CCCCTGGAAACAAGCCGGAGCTGTATGAG GAAGTGAAGCTGTACAAGAATGCCCGTGAGCGGGAGAA GTACGACAACATGGCAGAGCTGTTTGCAGTTGTGAAGACAATGcaggccctggagaaggcataTATCAAGGACTGCGTCACCCCTAATGA GTACACTGCAGCCTGCTCCCGACTCCTGGTCCAGTATAAGGCGGCCTTCCGGCAGGTCCAGGGCTCAGAAATCAGCTCCATTGATGAATTCTGCCGCAAGTTTCGC CTGGACTGCCCGCTGGCCATGGAGAGGATCAAGGAGGACCGGCCCATCACCATCAAGGATGACAAAGGCAACCTGAACCGCTGCATCGCCGACGTGGTCTCG CTCTTTATCACGGTGATGGACAAGCTGCGCCTGGAGATCCGAGCCATGGATGAG ATCCAGCCTGACCTGCGGGAGCTGATGGAGACCATGCACCGCATGAGCCACCTGCCCCCTGACTTTGAGGGCCGCCAGACGGTCAGCCAGTGGTGA
- the SLC39A4 gene encoding zinc transporter ZIP4 encodes MVNPQQHLCQPITGPHRKCLESLARRAVPAQPQSHIRQLLRPAATQASTAYPELRAPGSCSMALLGQPGLGLLLAVLAALVASGTATPPARLLTLLSSGQGALDRVALGGLLNTLADRVHCADGPCGKCLSVDDALALGRPEQPGAPSGPALEPRHIARLSAAATLYLSDPAGTCTEVQAGRLAARADQLLVLLESPQALSPALTRLLQRIQAHAAGQPAPQQACVDLPQLLAEAAGVGAPGSPGPVLAALLDHVRSGACFHALPTPQYFVDFVFRQHSSENPNITLDELAALMERLGLGGATDTHDSHSEDSPLGKGQGPVLLAAPNSSASAWDTLCLSARDVMAVYGMSEQAGVTPDDWARLSPALLQQQLSGACAPQPTLPTQDRLNQAERYLYGSLATLLTCLCSLFGLVLLSCARCSTTSHYVIQVFLSMAVGALTGDALLHLMPKVLGLHAHDGEDPGFQPTWHLLAVLGGLYAFFLFESLFNLLLPLDPEDPKDGACSHGHSHGGHSHGMSLQLAPSNLRQPKQLHEGSRADLVEEESPELLSPEPRRLSPELRLLPYVITLGDAVHNFADGLAVGAAFLSSWKTGLATSLAVFCHEVPHELGDFAALLHAGLSVRRALLLNLASAVTAFIGLYVALAAGVGEDGETWILAVAAGLFLYVALCDMLPAMLNLRDQRPWLLFLLHNVGLLGGWTVLLLLSLYEDNIAF; translated from the exons ATGGTTAACCCACAGCAACACCTCTGCCAGCCAATCACAGGGCCCCACAGGAAATGCCTGGAGAGCCTTGCCAGGCGGGCCGTCCCGGCCCAGCCCCAGTCCCACATCAGGCAGCTCCTGCGGCCCGCAGCCACCCAGGCGAGCACGGCCTACCCTGAGCTCAGGGCACCGGGCAGCTGCAGCATGGCACTCCTGGGCCAGCCCGGGCTGGGTCTGCTGCTGGCTGTGCTGGCCGCGCTGGTGGCGTCGGGGACAGCGACCCCCCCTGCTCGTCTGCTGACCCTGCTGTCCTCGGGCCAGGGCGCTCTGGACCGTGTGGCGCTGGGCGGCCTGTTAAATACACTGGCGGACCGTGTGCACTGTGCCGACGGGCCGTGTGGAAAG TGCCTGTCTGTGGACGACGCCCTGGCTCTGGGCAGGCCTGAGCAGCCCGGGGCCCCCTCGGGCCCAGCCCTGGAGCCCAGGCACATCGCCCGCCTCAGTGCCGCCGCTACCCTCTACCTCAGCGACCCGGCAGGCACCTGCACCGAGGTCCAGGCTGGCCGCTTGGCTGCCCGCGCCGATCAGCTCCTGGTCCTGCTCGAGAGCCCTCAAGCCCTGAGCCCGGCCCTGACCAGGCTGCTGCAGCGGATCCAGGCCCACGCTGCTGGCCAGCCCGCTCCTCAGCAG GCCTGTGTGGACCTGCCTCAGCTGCTGGCGGAGGCGGCAGGGGTGGGGGCTCCCGGCAGCCCCGGCCCGGTGCTGGCTGCCCTGCTGGACCATGTCAGGAGCGGCGCCTGCTTCCATGCCCTGCCAACTCCCCAGTACTTCGTGGACTTCGTGTTCCGGCAGCACAGCAGCGAGAACCCCAACATCACCCTGGACG AGCTGGCGGCCTTGATGGAGCGCCTAGGGCTGGGCGGAGCGACGGATACCCACGACAGCCACAGCGAAGACAGTCCTCTGGGAAAGGGCCAGGGCCCTGTGCTCCTTGCCGCCCCCAACAGCAGTGCCAGCGCATGGGACACG CTGTGCCTGAGTGCTCGAGACGTCATGGCTGTGTACGGAATGTCTGAGCAGGCCGGGGTGACGCCGGACGACTGGGCCCGACTGAGCCCGGCTCTGCTCCAGCAGCAACTCAGCGGGGCCTGCGCCCCTCAGCCCACGCTCCCCACCCAGGACCGGCTCAACCAGGCCGAGA GGTACCTGTACGGCTCCCTGGCCACGCTGCTGACCTGCCTGTGCTCCCTCTTCGGGCTCGTGCTCCTCAGCTGTGCCAGATGTAGCACCACGTCCCACTACGTCATCCAGGTCTTCCTGAGCATGGCTGTGGGCGCGCTCACCGGTGACGCCCTCCTGCACTTGATGCCTAAG gtGCTGGGGCTGCACGCCCATGACGGGGAGGACCCTGGTTTCCAGCCCACCTGGCACCTCCTAGCTGTGCTGGGTGGGCTCTATGCCTTCTTCCTGTTCGAGAGCCTCTTCAACCTCTTGCTGCCCCTGGACCCTGAG GACCCAAAGGATGGGGCCTGCAGTCATGGCCACAGTCACGGCGGCCACAGCCATGGCATGTCCCTGCAGCTGGCGCCCAGCAACCTCCGGCAGCCGAAGCAGCTCCACGAGGGCTCTCGCGCAGACCTG GTGGAGGAGGAGAGCCCCGAGCTGCTGAGCCCGGAGCCCCGGAGACTGAGCccag AGCTGAGACTGCTGCCCTACGTGATCACGCTGGGCGACGCGGTGCACAACTTCGCCGACGGGCTGGCAGTGGGAGCCGCCTTTCTGTCCTCCTGGAAGACGGGGCTGGCCACCTCGCTGGCCGTGTTCTGCCACGAGGTGCCCCACGAGTTGG GGGACTTCGCAGCCCTGCTGCACGCGGGGCTGTCGGTGCGCCGCGCGCTGCTCCTGAACTTGGCCTCGGCGGTCACGGCCTTCATCGGCCTCTACGTTGCGCTCGCGGCCGGCGTAGGCGAAGACGGCGAGACCTGGATCCTGGCGGTGGCCGCCGGCCTCTTCCTCTACGTGGCGCTCTGCGACATG CTCCCGGCCATGCTGAACCTGCGCGACCAGCGGCCCTGGCTCCTCTTCTTGCTCCACAACGTTGGCCTGCTGGGCGGCTGGACcgtcctgctgctgctgtcgcttTATGAGGATAACATCGCCTTCTGA
- the VPS28 gene encoding vacuolar protein sorting-associated protein 28 homolog isoform X2: MFHGIPATPGMGAPGNKPELYEEVKLYKNAREREKYDNMAELFAVVKTMQALEKAYIKDCVTPNEYTAACSRLLVQYKAAFRQVQGSEISSIDEFCRKFRLDCPLAMERIKEDRPITIKDDKGNLNRCIADVVSLFITVMDKLRLEIRAMDEIQPDLRELMETMHRMSHLPPDFEGRQTVSQWLQTLSGMSASDELDDSQVRQMLFDLESAYNAFNRFLHA; this comes from the exons ATGTTTCACGGGATCCCAGCCACTCCTGGCATGGGAG CCCCTGGAAACAAGCCGGAGCTGTATGAG GAAGTGAAGCTGTACAAGAATGCCCGTGAGCGGGAGAA GTACGACAACATGGCAGAGCTGTTTGCAGTTGTGAAGACAATGcaggccctggagaaggcataTATCAAGGACTGCGTCACCCCTAATGA GTACACTGCAGCCTGCTCCCGACTCCTGGTCCAGTATAAGGCGGCCTTCCGGCAGGTCCAGGGCTCAGAAATCAGCTCCATTGATGAATTCTGCCGCAAGTTTCGC CTGGACTGCCCGCTGGCCATGGAGAGGATCAAGGAGGACCGGCCCATCACCATCAAGGATGACAAAGGCAACCTGAACCGCTGCATCGCCGACGTGGTCTCG CTCTTTATCACGGTGATGGACAAGCTGCGCCTGGAGATCCGAGCCATGGATGAG ATCCAGCCTGACCTGCGGGAGCTGATGGAGACCATGCACCGCATGAGCCACCTGCCCCCTGACTTTGAGGGCCGCCAGACGGTCAGCCAGTG GCTGCAGACCCTGAGCGGCATGTCGGCCTCAGATGAGCTGGACGACTCCCAGGTGCGCCAGATGCTCTTCGACCTGGAATCAGCCTATAACGCCTTCAACCGCTTCCTGCACGCCTGA
- the VPS28 gene encoding vacuolar protein sorting-associated protein 28 homolog isoform X3, whose protein sequence is MFHGIPATPGMGAPGNKPELYEEVKLYKNAREREKYTAACSRLLVQYKAAFRQVQGSEISSIDEFCRKFRLDCPLAMERIKEDRPITIKDDKGNLNRCIADVVSLFITVMDKLRLEIRAMDEWALFLQIQPDLRELMETMHRMSHLPPDFEGRQTVSQWLQTLSGMSASDELDDSQVRQMLFDLESAYNAFNRFLHA, encoded by the exons ATGTTTCACGGGATCCCAGCCACTCCTGGCATGGGAG CCCCTGGAAACAAGCCGGAGCTGTATGAG GAAGTGAAGCTGTACAAGAATGCCCGTGAGCGGGAGAA GTACACTGCAGCCTGCTCCCGACTCCTGGTCCAGTATAAGGCGGCCTTCCGGCAGGTCCAGGGCTCAGAAATCAGCTCCATTGATGAATTCTGCCGCAAGTTTCGC CTGGACTGCCCGCTGGCCATGGAGAGGATCAAGGAGGACCGGCCCATCACCATCAAGGATGACAAAGGCAACCTGAACCGCTGCATCGCCGACGTGGTCTCG CTCTTTATCACGGTGATGGACAAGCTGCGCCTGGAGATCCGAGCCATGGATGAG TGGGCGCTGTTCCTTCAGATCCAGCCTGACCTGCGGGAGCTGATGGAGACCATGCACCGCATGAGCCACCTGCCCCCTGACTTTGAGGGCCGCCAGACGGTCAGCCAGTG GCTGCAGACCCTGAGCGGCATGTCGGCCTCAGATGAGCTGGACGACTCCCAGGTGCGCCAGATGCTCTTCGACCTGGAATCAGCCTATAACGCCTTCAACCGCTTCCTGCACGCCTGA
- the LOC122679653 gene encoding splicing factor, proline- and glutamine-rich-like, whose translation MAPRSGCTGKGQDAEAARRGSGSCACAVPPKRGGGGGELSGPWRPGAASRLRSWAPHTAPRKPPRGRSRVSLRRTQSQLEAGQWLGGSGLAGQDLPVPRIPEWGHCRGSLPQEEARSQAPCQMLAAVWRPGEQRPPQAQTRPELGPGGCRKRGGARLAQESGELPGGVLSCPCSAMPPQDDPPPPRPAPTPAPEGEPTTRGPGVPLYEPLP comes from the exons ATGGCGCCGCGCTCGGGCTGCACAGGAAAGGGACAGG ACGCGGAAGCCGCGCGCCGAGGTTCCGGGTCCTGCGCCTGCGCAGTTCCACCGaagcgcggcggcggcggcggggaacTCAGCGGCCCCTGGCGGCCGGGGGCAGCCTCACGGCTCCGCTCCTGGGCTCCGCATACAGCGCCACGAAAACCCCCTCGTGGGAGATCCAGGGTCTCACTGCGGAGGACGCAGAGCCAGCTGGAAGCCGGACAGTGGCTGGGCGGCTCAGGGCTGGCTGGTCAGGACCTGCCCGTCCCCCGGATCCCAGAATGGGGTCACTGCCGAGGGTCTCTCCCGCAAGAAGAGGCGAGGTCTCAGGCGCCCTGCCAGATGCTGGCAGCAGTGTGGAGGCCGGGGGAGCAGAGACCCCCCCAGGCGCAAACACGCCCCGAATTAGGCCCTGGCGGCTGCCGCAAGCGTGGCGGAGCCCGACTAGCACAGGAGTcaggagagcttcctggaggCGTCTTGTCCTGTCCCTGCTCAGCAATGCCCCCGCAGGACgaccccccgcccccgcgccccgccccgacACCAGCACCAGAAGGCGAGCCCACGACGCGGGGCCCTGGCGTGCCCCTCTACGAGCCCCTCCCCTGA
- the VPS28 gene encoding vacuolar protein sorting-associated protein 28 homolog isoform X1 produces MFHGIPATPGMGAPGNKPELYEEVKLYKNAREREKYDNMAELFAVVKTMQALEKAYIKDCVTPNEYTAACSRLLVQYKAAFRQVQGSEISSIDEFCRKFRLDCPLAMERIKEDRPITIKDDKGNLNRCIADVVSLFITVMDKLRLEIRAMDEWALFLQIQPDLRELMETMHRMSHLPPDFEGRQTVSQWLQTLSGMSASDELDDSQVRQMLFDLESAYNAFNRFLHA; encoded by the exons ATGTTTCACGGGATCCCAGCCACTCCTGGCATGGGAG CCCCTGGAAACAAGCCGGAGCTGTATGAG GAAGTGAAGCTGTACAAGAATGCCCGTGAGCGGGAGAA GTACGACAACATGGCAGAGCTGTTTGCAGTTGTGAAGACAATGcaggccctggagaaggcataTATCAAGGACTGCGTCACCCCTAATGA GTACACTGCAGCCTGCTCCCGACTCCTGGTCCAGTATAAGGCGGCCTTCCGGCAGGTCCAGGGCTCAGAAATCAGCTCCATTGATGAATTCTGCCGCAAGTTTCGC CTGGACTGCCCGCTGGCCATGGAGAGGATCAAGGAGGACCGGCCCATCACCATCAAGGATGACAAAGGCAACCTGAACCGCTGCATCGCCGACGTGGTCTCG CTCTTTATCACGGTGATGGACAAGCTGCGCCTGGAGATCCGAGCCATGGATGAG TGGGCGCTGTTCCTTCAGATCCAGCCTGACCTGCGGGAGCTGATGGAGACCATGCACCGCATGAGCCACCTGCCCCCTGACTTTGAGGGCCGCCAGACGGTCAGCCAGTG GCTGCAGACCCTGAGCGGCATGTCGGCCTCAGATGAGCTGGACGACTCCCAGGTGCGCCAGATGCTCTTCGACCTGGAATCAGCCTATAACGCCTTCAACCGCTTCCTGCACGCCTGA